From the genome of Pelobacter propionicus DSM 2379, one region includes:
- a CDS encoding TetR/AcrR family transcriptional regulator — protein MGFKERRKRHREEFRGEILEAALDLFALEGYGGFSMRKLAARIDYSPTTIYLYFRDKDDLLFHICENYYATMLGDMQAVRERGTTAEQALRDILLNYIHFSLANPERYKVVFFSNPQLYGRPEEYVSRDTMSLRCWKSICEVIDDCRKGGVLRIVDVETLSLVFWSAVHGLVSSLIFTKDFPMPNPDVMADMLISGLLRGYRP, from the coding sequence ATGGGTTTCAAGGAACGAAGGAAGAGACATAGGGAGGAGTTCAGGGGAGAGATCCTCGAGGCGGCGCTGGATCTCTTCGCTCTGGAGGGGTACGGCGGTTTTTCCATGCGCAAGCTGGCGGCGAGGATCGATTACTCGCCAACGACCATCTACCTGTATTTCCGCGACAAGGACGACTTGCTCTTCCATATCTGCGAAAACTATTATGCGACCATGCTCGGGGATATGCAGGCAGTCAGGGAGAGAGGGACAACGGCGGAGCAGGCACTGAGAGATATCCTCCTGAACTATATTCATTTCAGTCTGGCCAATCCCGAGCGTTATAAGGTGGTTTTCTTTTCCAATCCGCAACTTTACGGCAGGCCGGAGGAGTATGTTTCCCGGGATACCATGTCCCTCCGCTGCTGGAAAAGCATCTGTGAGGTTATTGATGACTGCAGGAAAGGCGGAGTGCTTCGGATTGTGGATGTCGAGACACTCTCCCTGGTGTTCTGGAGCGCCGTGCACGGCCTGGTTTCAAGCCTGATTTTCACCAAGGACTTTCCCATGCCGAATCCTGATGTCATGGCTGATATGCTCATCAGCGGGTTGCTCAGGGGCTACAGGCCGTAG
- a CDS encoding terpene cyclase/mutase family protein, with amino-acid sequence MKKATRSVFSLLDGGKISDSGSRGDSRHAGSRLDSVTKSAAALLASRQNPDGHWVFDLEADVTIPAEYVMMRCFIGEPLDSDMASRLSAYLLERQLPDGGWPLYAVDGNANISATVKAYFALKLLGHDKYAPHMVSARRMILAQGGAERSNVFTRITLALFGQVPWHTTPAMPIEIMLLPKWFFFHLSKVAYWSRTVIVPLLILYNKQPVCRLGYSEGIAELFSTSPDMLVHLDHFRYRAWRKNAFIVLDRLLKRTMHLVPGRIKRRALEEAERWTRERMKGDGSIGAIYPAMANAVMALKTLGCGDSDPDYLRGLRAIDRLLIHGKPEAGALPADGAGTLFPVLDGASSAAVDLYPASLSDTAKSHAFSFCQPCNSPVWDTALSLTALSEAGGGGYSPERAMEWLFNRQIATQGDWTERCPGLECGGWAFQYENALYPDVDDTAKVLMSLFRAGALERGEYPEKIAKAVRWVLGMQGADGGWGAFDVDNNHFYLNDIPFADHGALLDPSTADLTGRCIEMLGMLGHGPDYPPITRGIEFLREEQEPFGGWFGRWGVNYIYGTWSVLSGLSQAGEDMGRPYVRKAVEWLVSCQNDDGGWGETCASYDDPSLAGSGASTASQTAWALLGLMAAGEADHAAVRAGIAYLADSFADGWDERHFTGTGFPRVFYLRYHGYSLFFPVWALGVYARHREGGKTVQEQVRERGVNGVFDFVMGGSA; translated from the coding sequence ATGAAGAAAGCAACCAGGTCGGTATTCAGTCTGCTGGATGGCGGCAAAATCAGCGACTCGGGCAGCAGGGGCGACAGCCGTCATGCAGGCTCCAGGCTGGACAGCGTGACAAAGAGCGCGGCAGCCCTGCTCGCATCCCGCCAGAATCCCGATGGGCACTGGGTTTTCGATCTGGAGGCGGACGTTACCATCCCGGCGGAATATGTGATGATGCGGTGCTTCATCGGCGAGCCCCTGGATTCCGATATGGCTTCACGGTTGTCCGCCTACTTGCTGGAACGGCAGTTGCCCGATGGAGGCTGGCCGCTGTATGCCGTTGACGGCAATGCCAATATAAGCGCCACTGTCAAGGCCTATTTCGCCCTCAAACTGCTGGGGCACGACAAGTATGCGCCGCATATGGTCAGCGCGCGCCGAATGATACTGGCGCAGGGGGGGGCGGAACGGAGTAATGTGTTCACCAGGATCACCCTGGCGCTCTTCGGCCAGGTGCCGTGGCATACGACTCCCGCCATGCCGATCGAGATCATGCTGCTGCCGAAATGGTTCTTCTTTCATCTGAGCAAGGTCGCGTACTGGTCGAGAACGGTGATCGTGCCGCTGCTGATCCTGTACAACAAACAACCGGTCTGCCGGTTGGGCTACAGCGAAGGGATTGCCGAACTGTTTTCGACGTCGCCGGACATGCTTGTCCATCTGGATCACTTCCGCTACCGCGCCTGGCGCAAGAACGCCTTCATCGTGCTGGACCGCCTGCTCAAACGCACGATGCATCTGGTTCCCGGTCGCATCAAACGACGTGCCCTGGAGGAGGCTGAACGCTGGACGCGGGAACGGATGAAGGGGGATGGCAGTATCGGCGCCATTTATCCCGCCATGGCAAATGCCGTCATGGCGCTGAAAACACTGGGGTGCGGTGATAGTGATCCCGATTACCTGCGCGGTCTGCGGGCCATCGACAGACTGCTGATCCACGGGAAGCCAGAGGCCGGGGCTCTGCCGGCCGACGGCGCGGGGACATTGTTCCCGGTTCTTGACGGAGCGTCCTCCGCCGCTGTCGACCTGTATCCCGCATCCCTCAGTGATACCGCGAAAAGCCACGCATTCAGCTTCTGCCAGCCCTGCAACTCGCCTGTCTGGGACACTGCCCTGAGCCTCACGGCCCTCTCCGAAGCAGGTGGTGGCGGGTACTCGCCGGAGAGGGCCATGGAATGGCTCTTCAACCGGCAGATCGCCACGCAGGGCGACTGGACCGAGAGATGCCCCGGCCTGGAGTGCGGCGGCTGGGCATTCCAGTACGAGAATGCGCTCTATCCCGATGTGGACGATACCGCCAAGGTACTGATGAGTCTGTTCCGCGCCGGAGCGCTGGAGAGGGGGGAGTACCCGGAGAAGATCGCAAAGGCGGTGCGGTGGGTGCTGGGCATGCAGGGGGCGGACGGCGGCTGGGGCGCTTTTGATGTGGACAACAATCACTTCTACCTCAACGACATCCCCTTTGCCGACCATGGGGCTTTGCTCGACCCGAGCACGGCCGACCTGACCGGCAGATGCATAGAAATGCTGGGGATGCTCGGCCACGGCCCGGACTACCCGCCCATCACCCGGGGGATCGAGTTTCTCAGGGAGGAACAGGAACCCTTCGGGGGGTGGTTCGGACGCTGGGGGGTGAACTACATCTACGGCACCTGGTCGGTCCTCTCGGGGCTGAGTCAGGCCGGGGAGGATATGGGCCGGCCCTATGTCAGGAAGGCGGTTGAATGGCTGGTTTCATGCCAGAACGACGATGGCGGGTGGGGTGAGACCTGTGCCAGCTATGACGACCCCTCCCTTGCGGGAAGCGGAGCCAGCACCGCATCCCAGACCGCCTGGGCGCTCCTGGGGTTGATGGCGGCCGGCGAGGCGGATCATGCCGCCGTCAGGGCGGGCATTGCCTACCTGGCGGACAGTTTCGCCGATGGCTGGGATGAGCGCCATTTCACCGGCACCGGTTTTCCGCGGGTATTTTATCTGCGCTACCATGGCTACAGCCTTTTCTTCCCCGTCTGGGCCCTGGGGGTGTACGCACGACACAGGGAAGGGGGAAAGACTGTTCAGGAACAGGTTCGCGAACGCGGTGTCAACGGGGTCTTTGATTTCGTTATGGGCGGCTCTGCATGA
- a CDS encoding efflux transporter outer membrane subunit, giving the protein MFALAAAAALAGCAVGPDFRRPEQALPVGYTAPALPKVHPAVGGAAGETQAVVPGRDLPAQWWRLFRNAELDRLIRQALDDSPTLAAAGAALRQAEENLRARSGAVYYPALDASLSGARQKVSSAASGQPGTGGFTYGLYNASLVLSYDLDLFGGGRRELEELRSQVDYQRFQLEAAHLSLTANIVTTVVREASLRAQLATTREMLAVQEQLRDLVARQLQLGGTTRVELLSQESQVAQLRASLPLLEKELAWTRNQLAQYCARFPSQAGLPEFSLDQLLLPPELPLSLPSSLARQRPDIRAAEELLHAASARIGVATANLYPQITLSGGVGTQAATLGKLLSSGSPIWSLGAGLLQPLFRGGELTARRRAAIAAYDQATAQYRETILKSFQSVADVLQALDSDATALVAQAESERTARETLTLTRRQYEIGATNYLLLLNAQRQQQQASIALIQARAARLADSAALFQALGGGWWNREAGADAAQPAEQEERR; this is encoded by the coding sequence GTGTTCGCTCTGGCAGCTGCCGCTGCGCTGGCGGGGTGTGCCGTGGGGCCTGATTTCAGGCGGCCGGAACAGGCGCTTCCTGTCGGCTATACCGCACCTGCTCTGCCGAAGGTTCATCCGGCGGTGGGTGGCGCTGCCGGCGAGACGCAGGCAGTGGTTCCCGGCCGGGACCTGCCCGCCCAGTGGTGGCGGCTGTTCCGCAATGCCGAGCTCGACCGTCTGATCCGCCAGGCATTGGACGATAGTCCCACCTTGGCCGCTGCCGGGGCGGCCCTGCGCCAGGCCGAGGAGAACCTGCGCGCCCGGAGCGGGGCGGTATACTATCCCGCCCTGGACGCTTCCCTCTCCGGGGCGCGCCAGAAGGTGTCAAGCGCCGCCAGCGGCCAGCCGGGAACGGGTGGTTTTACCTACGGGCTGTACAACGCCTCGCTGGTGCTCTCCTACGACCTTGACCTGTTCGGCGGCGGCCGCCGCGAACTGGAGGAGTTGCGCTCACAGGTGGATTACCAGCGTTTCCAGCTGGAGGCCGCCCATCTCTCCCTGACCGCCAACATCGTCACCACGGTGGTGAGGGAGGCCTCCCTGAGGGCGCAACTGGCAACCACCCGTGAGATGCTGGCGGTACAGGAACAGCTGCGCGACCTGGTGGCGCGGCAGCTCCAGCTGGGGGGGACGACCCGCGTCGAACTGCTCAGCCAGGAGAGCCAGGTGGCCCAGTTGCGGGCCAGCCTGCCCCTGCTGGAAAAGGAGCTTGCCTGGACCCGCAACCAGCTGGCGCAGTACTGCGCCAGGTTCCCCAGCCAGGCCGGATTGCCGGAATTCAGCCTGGACCAGCTGCTGCTGCCGCCGGAACTGCCGCTCTCCCTCCCCTCGTCCCTGGCCCGGCAGCGCCCGGATATCCGCGCTGCGGAAGAACTGCTCCACGCAGCCAGCGCCCGTATCGGCGTTGCCACGGCCAACCTCTACCCCCAGATCACCCTCAGCGGCGGCGTGGGGACCCAGGCCGCCACCCTGGGCAAGCTGCTCTCCAGCGGCAGCCCCATCTGGAGCCTGGGCGCCGGCCTGCTGCAGCCCCTGTTCCGTGGCGGCGAGCTGACCGCCAGGCGCCGGGCCGCGATCGCCGCCTATGACCAGGCAACGGCGCAGTACCGGGAGACGATTCTGAAATCGTTTCAGAGTGTGGCCGACGTACTGCAGGCCCTGGATTCGGATGCGACCGCACTCGTGGCCCAGGCCGAAAGCGAGCGCACAGCCCGTGAGACCCTCACGCTGACCCGTCGGCAGTATGAAATCGGTGCGACAAACTACCTGCTGCTGCTCAATGCCCAGCGTCAGCAGCAGCAGGCCAGCATTGCCCTGATCCAGGCCCGGGCAGCCCGTCTGGCGGACAGCGCCGCGCTCTTCCAGGCCCTGGGGGGCGGATGGTGGAACCGGGAAGCCGGAGCCGATGCCGCTCAACCCGCGGAGCAGGAGGAGCGGCGATGA
- a CDS encoding efflux RND transporter periplasmic adaptor subunit, which produces MNKRVLFAILGLLAVIAILAGVKFLQIKTMINQGKAFVPPAETVTTALVASDTWTTDLTAVGTLSAVQGVTVASELPGKVIRIAFESGTTVRKGDLLVRQDTSSEEAQLPGLLAQVKLARAELDRAARMVAEKIISQADYDRSVALHDQALSQLNTVRATIAKKTIRAPFAGRVGIRQVNLGQVLKEGDAIVTLQSLNPIHVDFSLPQQQLARLRTGQGMRLTCDALPGETFQGRISAITPLVDVDTRNVKLQATALNPGEKLRPGMFVSVAVGLSEQRPVRVIPATAVLYAPYSDSVFVVEQTKDRKGKQLRQQFVRLGEKRGDFVAVTAGLKGDETLVSTGVFKLRNGQGVVVDNRLAPRFSSAPRPENN; this is translated from the coding sequence ATGAATAAACGAGTCCTGTTTGCCATACTTGGCCTCTTGGCCGTCATCGCCATCCTGGCCGGCGTCAAGTTCCTGCAGATCAAGACCATGATCAACCAGGGCAAAGCCTTCGTGCCGCCGGCCGAGACCGTCACCACGGCGCTGGTCGCCTCCGATACCTGGACCACGGACCTGACCGCCGTGGGAACCCTGAGCGCGGTGCAGGGGGTGACTGTTGCGTCGGAGCTGCCGGGGAAGGTGATCAGGATAGCCTTTGAATCCGGGACAACGGTCAGGAAGGGGGATCTGCTGGTCAGGCAAGATACCAGTAGCGAAGAGGCCCAGCTTCCCGGACTTCTGGCCCAGGTGAAGCTGGCCCGGGCCGAACTTGATCGCGCCGCACGGATGGTGGCGGAAAAGATCATCTCCCAGGCGGACTATGACCGTAGCGTAGCACTCCATGACCAAGCCCTGTCCCAGCTGAACACCGTGCGCGCGACCATCGCCAAAAAGACCATCCGCGCCCCTTTCGCTGGTAGGGTCGGCATCCGCCAGGTCAACCTGGGGCAGGTCCTCAAGGAGGGAGATGCCATCGTCACCCTGCAGAGTCTGAATCCGATCCATGTGGATTTTTCCCTCCCCCAGCAGCAGCTGGCCCGCCTGCGCACCGGGCAGGGGATGCGCCTGACCTGTGACGCACTTCCGGGCGAGACCTTCCAGGGGCGTATCAGTGCCATCACGCCGCTGGTGGATGTGGATACAAGAAACGTCAAACTGCAGGCCACCGCCCTCAACCCGGGCGAGAAGCTGCGGCCCGGGATGTTCGTCTCGGTGGCGGTGGGGCTGTCCGAGCAGCGCCCGGTGCGGGTGATTCCCGCCACGGCGGTGCTCTATGCGCCCTACAGCGACTCGGTCTTTGTGGTGGAGCAGACAAAGGATCGCAAGGGGAAACAACTGCGTCAGCAGTTCGTCCGGCTGGGAGAGAAGCGGGGTGATTTCGTGGCGGTTACGGCCGGACTGAAGGGTGACGAGACGCTGGTCAGTACCGGGGTGTTCAAGCTGCGCAACGGCCAAGGGGTGGTGGTGGACAACCGGCTGGCCCCCCGCTTCTCCTCGGCACCCAGGCCGGAGAACAATTGA
- a CDS encoding efflux RND transporter permease subunit, producing MKLTDLFIRRPVLALVVNLIIIIAGLQAIRSLNVRQYPRSENAAVTVTTVYVGASASLVRGFVTTPLERAIAAADGIEYMESQSSMGVSTIKVRLKLNYDATKALAEISSKVDQVRRDLPLDAEVPVINIESADSEFASAYLSFTCDALQQNEITDYLVRVVQPRLSAVSGVQRADVLGARTFAMRIWLKPERMAALNISPVQVRQALVANNYLSTLGQSKGAYIQVNLTANTNMNTVDDFRRLAIRGQNGAIIRLEDVADIVLGAEDYDTEVRFSGQTAVFMGIWSLPNANSLDVIKRVRAEMEAIQRELPSGMHARVAYDATDYINNAIHEVISTLIDTLLIVVVVIFLFLGSFRSVLIPLVAIPISLIGAVFLIQAFGFTINLLTLLAIVLSVGLVVDDAIVVVENVERHMGEGKSPLEAALLGARELVGPIIAMTITLAAVYLPIGLQGGLTGSLFREFAFTLAGAVTISGVVALTLTPLMSSRLLKPGMEDHGLAGRISRGFNRLKEAYGRRLDATLRARPAIYTIWIVVSLLTIPLFTMSAKELAPTEDQGVIFGIIDAAANSTLDQNSRFAAAVNRVFLSIPETDFTFQITQPSSGMGGMVAKPWDKRTRNIFQIMPEVSQKLQAIPGVQIFPVVPPALPGGGQFPVEFILASTAETSEILEFAQKLQVKAATSGMFAFPPMIDVKIDQPQTEFVIDRDKVADLGLNLAQIGGDLGGMVGGDYVNRFDISGRSYKVIPQVQRSGRLNPDQLKDIYVTGPSGKLIPLSTIATLRESVVPRSLNRFQQLNAVKISAVAIRPLDEALRFLEDEAARILPKGYVLDYTGESRQLRTEGNKFLPAFALAVILIFLVLAAQFNSFRDPFVILAGSVPLAMFGALIFTFLKMPDPNVSFWTGGWTTTLNIYSQVGLVTLVGLVAKNGILIVEFANQLQLQGRPKLEAVREAAMTRLRPILMTTAATIAGHFPLTLVTGAGAAARNSIGLVLVGGMFIGTLFTLFVVPSIYMLIARDHGGERGPEAAIDAVEA from the coding sequence ATGAAACTGACCGATCTGTTCATCCGTCGCCCCGTACTGGCCCTGGTGGTCAACCTGATCATCATCATTGCCGGACTGCAGGCTATCCGCTCCCTCAACGTGCGCCAGTATCCGCGCAGCGAGAACGCGGCCGTGACCGTGACCACCGTCTACGTGGGGGCCAGCGCCAGCCTGGTGCGCGGCTTCGTCACCACGCCGCTGGAGCGCGCCATTGCCGCGGCGGACGGCATCGAGTACATGGAGTCCCAGAGCAGCATGGGGGTCTCCACCATCAAGGTGCGCCTCAAACTCAACTATGACGCCACCAAGGCCCTGGCCGAGATCAGCTCCAAGGTGGATCAGGTGCGCCGTGACCTCCCCCTGGATGCCGAGGTTCCGGTGATCAACATCGAGTCGGCTGACAGCGAGTTCGCCTCGGCCTACTTGAGCTTCACCTGCGATGCGCTGCAGCAGAACGAGATCACCGACTACCTGGTGCGCGTGGTGCAACCGCGCCTGTCGGCCGTGAGCGGCGTGCAGCGGGCCGATGTGCTGGGCGCTCGCACCTTTGCCATGCGTATCTGGCTCAAGCCGGAACGCATGGCGGCCCTGAACATCAGTCCGGTCCAGGTGCGCCAGGCCCTGGTGGCCAACAACTACCTCTCCACCCTGGGCCAGAGCAAGGGGGCCTATATCCAGGTCAACCTGACCGCCAACACCAACATGAATACGGTGGACGATTTCAGGCGCCTGGCCATTCGCGGTCAGAACGGCGCCATCATCCGCTTGGAGGATGTGGCCGATATCGTGCTGGGGGCCGAGGATTACGACACCGAGGTGCGCTTCTCGGGGCAGACCGCCGTGTTCATGGGGATCTGGTCCCTGCCCAACGCCAACTCCCTGGATGTCATCAAGCGAGTGCGGGCCGAGATGGAGGCAATCCAGCGCGAACTCCCCAGCGGCATGCACGCCCGTGTGGCCTATGACGCCACCGACTACATCAACAACGCCATCCACGAGGTGATCAGCACCCTCATCGATACCCTGCTGATCGTGGTGGTGGTCATCTTCCTCTTCCTCGGCTCCTTCCGCTCGGTGCTGATCCCGCTGGTGGCCATACCCATCTCCCTGATCGGCGCCGTGTTCCTGATCCAGGCCTTCGGTTTCACCATCAACCTGCTGACCCTTTTGGCCATCGTGCTCTCCGTCGGCCTGGTGGTGGACGACGCCATCGTGGTGGTGGAGAACGTGGAACGCCACATGGGTGAGGGGAAGAGTCCCTTGGAGGCGGCCCTTCTGGGGGCTCGGGAACTGGTCGGCCCGATCATTGCCATGACCATCACCCTGGCCGCGGTCTATCTTCCCATCGGCCTGCAAGGGGGACTCACCGGCTCCCTGTTCCGCGAATTCGCCTTTACCCTGGCCGGTGCCGTGACCATCTCCGGCGTGGTGGCCCTGACCCTGACGCCGCTCATGTCGTCACGGCTGCTCAAGCCGGGCATGGAGGATCATGGCCTGGCCGGCCGTATCAGCCGGGGCTTTAACCGGCTTAAGGAGGCCTACGGCCGGCGGCTGGACGCAACCCTGAGGGCGCGCCCCGCCATCTACACCATCTGGATTGTTGTCAGCCTGCTGACCATCCCCCTGTTCACCATGTCTGCCAAGGAGTTGGCCCCCACCGAAGACCAAGGGGTCATCTTCGGCATCATCGACGCGGCCGCAAACTCCACCTTGGACCAGAACAGCCGCTTTGCCGCCGCGGTTAACCGGGTGTTCCTCAGTATCCCCGAGACCGATTTTACCTTCCAGATCACCCAACCCAGCTCCGGCATGGGCGGCATGGTGGCCAAACCCTGGGATAAGCGCACACGGAACATCTTCCAGATCATGCCCGAGGTCTCCCAGAAGCTGCAGGCGATCCCCGGGGTGCAGATCTTTCCGGTGGTGCCGCCGGCGCTCCCGGGTGGTGGCCAGTTTCCGGTGGAGTTCATCCTGGCCTCCACCGCCGAGACCTCCGAGATCCTGGAATTCGCCCAGAAGCTGCAGGTGAAGGCGGCTACGAGCGGCATGTTTGCCTTTCCCCCCATGATCGACGTCAAGATCGACCAGCCCCAGACCGAGTTCGTCATCGACCGCGACAAGGTGGCTGACCTGGGGCTCAACCTGGCGCAGATCGGTGGAGACTTGGGCGGAATGGTGGGGGGGGATTACGTGAACCGCTTCGACATCAGCGGCCGCAGCTACAAGGTCATCCCCCAGGTGCAACGCAGCGGTCGTCTCAATCCGGACCAGCTGAAAGATATCTATGTCACAGGTCCCAGCGGAAAGCTGATACCCTTAAGCACCATCGCCACCCTGCGGGAATCGGTAGTTCCCCGGTCGCTCAACCGCTTCCAGCAGCTGAACGCGGTCAAGATCAGCGCTGTGGCCATCCGGCCGCTGGATGAGGCGCTGCGCTTCCTGGAGGATGAGGCGGCCAGGATCCTGCCCAAGGGGTACGTGCTGGACTACACCGGCGAGTCGCGCCAGCTGCGCACGGAGGGGAACAAGTTTCTGCCGGCCTTTGCTCTGGCCGTGATCCTGATCTTTTTGGTGTTGGCGGCCCAGTTCAACAGTTTCCGCGACCCCTTCGTCATCCTGGCCGGGTCGGTGCCGCTGGCCATGTTCGGGGCGCTGATCTTCACCTTCCTGAAGATGCCCGACCCCAACGTCAGCTTCTGGACCGGCGGCTGGACCACCACCCTGAACATCTACTCCCAGGTCGGCTTGGTCACCCTGGTGGGGCTGGTGGCCAAGAACGGCATCCTGATCGTTGAGTTTGCCAACCAGTTGCAACTGCAGGGGCGTCCCAAGCTGGAGGCGGTGCGGGAGGCGGCCATGACCCGCCTGCGGCCGATCCTGATGACCACCGCCGCCACCATTGCCGGCCACTTCCCCCTGACCCTGGTGACCGGCGCCGGCGCCGCTGCCCGTAACTCCATCGGCCTGGTGCTGGTGGGGGGGATGTTCATCGGCACCTTGTTCACCCTGTTCGTGGTCCCCTCCATCTACATGCTGATCGCCCGCGACCATGGCGGGGAGCGGGGGCCTGAGGCGGCCATCGACGCCGTGGAGGCATGA